A stretch of the Ischnura elegans chromosome 5, ioIscEleg1.1, whole genome shotgun sequence genome encodes the following:
- the LOC124159727 gene encoding ATP-dependent DNA helicase PIF1-like, with translation MARGLLDELDEYGHALEEAATFKTGRALRQLFFAVIMFGAPAAVLWERFKGPLSEDYAGRLDERAAYHHALCDIDHMLRPHGRCLRDMGLPEVEDVTTEVGREEVRWNPEDAARAVEEWRPKLTEEQLSVVDAVITAVRNVQMRDRVFFIDGPSGTGKTVVLNHLTARMRAEGAIVLCTASTGIAALNHQGGITAHSMFQLPLETDDPNAPCGITGGSQRADLIRRASLIIWDEAPMSHRNTINILDRSLRDICQVEAAFGGKVVVLAGDFRQIPPIIPDGSKADIIDASLKSSG, from the exons ATGGCAAGAGGGTTGCTCGACGAACTGGACGAATACGGACACGCGCTAGAAGAGGCTGCGACTTTCAAGACGGGAAGAGCCCTGCGACAACTCTTCTTCGCCGTAATTATGTTTGGTGCTCCCGCAGCCGTTCTTTGGGAAAGATTTAAGGGCCCCCTGAGCGAGGACTACGCGGGACGTTTAGACGAAAGAGCGGCCTATCATCACGCCCTATGCGATATAGATCACATGCTTCGTCCTCACGGAAGATGTTTGAGGGACATGGGCCTTCCTGAGGTCGAAGACGTAACTACGGAAGTCGGTCGAGAAGAGGTACGATGGAATCCCGAGGACGCCGCCAGGGCAGTTGAGGAGTGGCGTCCCAAGCTGACCGAGGAACAGCTTAGCGTCGTCGACGCCGTAATAACCGCCGTTAGGAATGTTCAGATGAGGgatagagtattttttattgacGGGCCAAGCGGGACGGGGAAAACCGTGGTTTTAAATCACCTGACGGCTAGGATGCGTGCAGAGGGCGCCATCGTGTTATGTACAGCCTCAACGGGAATAGCTGCTTTGAATCACCAAGGGGGTATCACCGCGCATTCAATGTTTCAATTACCGCTAGAGACGGACGACCCTAATGCACCGTGCGGCATTACCGGAGGGAGCCAGAGGGCCGATCTTATACGTAGGGCTTCGCTAATCATTTGGGATGAGGCGCCCATGTCACATAGAAACACAATAAACATTCTCGACCGATCATTGAGGGATATTTGTCAGGTGGAAGCGGCGTTCGGGGGGAAAGTTGTAGTGCTAGCCGGCGATTTCAGACAAATACCGCCTATTATTCCAGATGGGTCAAAGGCCGACATAATCGACGCTTCCCTTAAGTCATCC GGATAG